In the Populus trichocarpa isolate Nisqually-1 chromosome 8, P.trichocarpa_v4.1, whole genome shotgun sequence genome, GTGGATAATTCGTGGATTGCAGTTATGATGAAGCCATGCCAAACCTCTAGCTGTTCCAATTGCAATTTTGAGCCTTAGGGGCCAATCCATGTTCCTGATCTCCGGCTCCAGTGGATGTAGTTTATCATAAAGGGTCCCATTTTCGATGAATTTATACACCAAAAATCTCTCCTTCTTTGCCACACAAAAACCCAGCAGTGGGACTAAATTACGGTGTTTTACATTCCCCAGTGTGTTCATCTCAGATACAAACTCTTTCTCCAAACGCTGAGAGTCTTGCAATCTCTTAACCATAAGGAAGCAACCTTCTGAAAACACTGCCTTGTACATTGGTCCTGTTCTTCCTGCTCCAATGATGTTGTTATTGCTGAAGTCGCTAGTTGCCTTCATGAGATCACTCAATCTCATTTTTGAAACCGACTTCTCAAACATTGAAACCTATTGATAACAGAAAGCTTGCTGTTAGATATTTTGTtgtgtcaaataaaaaatgatatcattGATAAGTTAACATAACcagaaaaaagaacagaaattcAATTCCTATGCCAGCCAAAATACATTATACCCAATTGACAAGATGAGTTAGATAACTTGCCTTGATGCCTTTGGTTCCCTTAATGCTCTTTGCCCATCTGTTACCTTCAGGATCATCTGCCTTCCTCTTAGCTACTCCCCGAGACAAATAGTACAGAAAGATACCACAGATAATTGATGTAAATGTTATCCCACCAGCGGCTGCTGCAGCAATTACTCCAACATGGGATTTCCTCTGGACACCTGGACACAGTTTCAATGGCTTTCCACAGAGGTCCAGATTATTTGCAAAGCTATCAACAGGGATGTTACTATGGATAAAATTGGGGATCGGCCCTGATAGAAGATTGTTGGTAACAGTAAATATCTTGATCCGATCAAGCAGGCCAAATTCCAGTGGGATGTTGCCTGTTAGCCGGTTGTTGTCAAGTTTGAGATCATTCAAGAAACTACAATTTGCAAGATTAAGTGGAATTCCACCCGAAAAATTGTTGAATGAGAGATCAAGGTTTGTAACATACGGAAGCAACTTTGAAATATTCGCAGGGATAGAGCCAAATAGCTTGTTGCGCGAAAGATCCAAGCCAGTCAAGCTTGTGCACTTCTGGATGCCGAGGGGGAACTGACCTTTAAGACTCAAGTCTGAAAGGCGGATGTTTAGAACTCTGTTCTCATCTGGGTGCCAGCATTCAACACCCATAAATCTACATAAGAAGCCTTCAGTATTGTTGTTGAAATCCCATGTAGTGTTCAAGTAGTTATAAGGGTCCACAAGAGAGTCTTTGATGGATTTCAAGCACTCTATATCAGTAGCAGTAGCATCAATCAAAGTTATTCTACTACTCAGCAACACCAAAACCATCCAAACCAAAATATGGGCAGCAACCATAGGATTTTTCTCACTCAATGCCATTAGCAAGGAAaagaacaacaagaacaaaTCCCCAAACTTTCTAtctaaaatccaaaaagaaaatctaCAAAGAGAAGGGTTTTCACTAAATTGGACCACTAAAGAAAACACTCAATCCACAAGAGTCAAACCTTATCTGCATAAACCCAGGAAAGAAAGTCAAAttcttaaaccaaaaaaaaaaaaaaaaaccagtttaaCTCGTAATCCACCAGAACAATAtggaacttcaaaaaaaaaaacaagtcaataaATAAACAACCTCAAGTCTTAAACAAACCAACTAAAACCCCAAATTCATTTATCCCAGGACGCACTGAAGGAAAACAAGATTTGAGACATACCCAGATGACGACGACGATGAAATGGAAGTG is a window encoding:
- the LOC7495475 gene encoding probably inactive leucine-rich repeat receptor-like protein kinase At5g48380 isoform X3; translated protein: MVTTCMLHTSISSSSSSGFMGVECWHPDENRVLNIRLSDLSLKGQFPLGIQKCTSLTGLDLSRNKLFGSIPANISKLLPYVTNLDLSFNNFSGGIPLNLANCSFLNDLKLDNNRLTGNIPLEFGLLDRIKIFTVTNNLLSGPIPNFIHSNIPVDSFANNLDLCGKPLKLCPGVQRKSHVGVIAAAAAGGITFTSIICGIFLYYLSRGVAKRKADDPEGNRWAKSIKGTKGIKVSMFEKSVSKMRLSDLMKATSDFSNNNIIGAGRTGPMYKAVFSEGCFLMVKRLQDSQRLEKEFVSEMNTLGNVKHRNLVPLLGFCVAKKERFLVYKFIENGTLYDKLHPLEPEIRNMDWPLRLKIAIGTARGLAWLHHNCNPRIIHRNISSKCILLDGDFEPKLSDFGLARLMNPIDTHLSTFVNGEFGDLGYVAPEYLRTLVATPKGDVYSFGVVLLELITGEKPTHVANAPESFKGSLVEWIKQLSHGPLLHTAIDKPLPGNGYDHELNQFLKVACNCVVENAKERPTMFEVHQLLRAIGERYHFTTDDDIMLPSDTGDTAFPDELIVATEVTKEVE
- the LOC7495475 gene encoding probably inactive leucine-rich repeat receptor-like protein kinase At5g48380 isoform X2 — translated: MALSEKNPMVAAHILVWMVLVLLSSRITLIDATATDIECLKSIKDSLVDPYNYLNTTWDFNNNTEGFLCRFMGVECWHPDENRVLNIRLSDLSLKGQFPLGIQKCTSLTGLDLSRNKLFGSIPANISKLLPYVTNLDLSFNNFSGGIPLNLANCSFLNDLKLDNNRLTGNIPLEFGLLDRIKIFTVTNNLLSGPIPNFIHSNIPVDSFANNLDLCGKPLKLCPGVQRKSHVGVIAAAAAGGITFTSIICGIFLYYLSRGVAKRKADDPEGNRWAKSIKGTKGIKVSMFEKSVSKMRLSDLMKATSDFSNNNIIGAGRTGPMYKAVFSEGCFLMVKRLQDSQRLEKEFVSEMNTLGNVKHRNLVPLLGFCVAKKERFLVYKFIENGTLYDKLHPLEPEIRNMDWPLRLKIAIGTARGLAWLHHNCNPRIIHRNISSKCILLDGDFEPKLSDFGLARLMNPIDTHLSTFVNGEFGDLGYVAPEYLRTLVATPKGDVYSFGVVLLELITGEKPTHVANAPESFKGSLVEWIKQLSHGPLLHTAIDKPLPGNGYDHELNQFLKVACNCVVENAKERPTMFEVHQLLRAIGERYHFTTDDDIMLPSDTGDTAFPDELIVATEVTKEVE
- the LOC7495475 gene encoding probably inactive leucine-rich repeat receptor-like protein kinase At5g48380 isoform X1 gives rise to the protein MQASNQQKKLWLCYVMYILCSLSKSNSQFITSSVIRPHSFHRPHFFFFNSYTTVAVCHWVAEKSWKARKTCAQEKVFHERKTRMVTTCMLHTSISSSSSSGFMGVECWHPDENRVLNIRLSDLSLKGQFPLGIQKCTSLTGLDLSRNKLFGSIPANISKLLPYVTNLDLSFNNFSGGIPLNLANCSFLNDLKLDNNRLTGNIPLEFGLLDRIKIFTVTNNLLSGPIPNFIHSNIPVDSFANNLDLCGKPLKLCPGVQRKSHVGVIAAAAAGGITFTSIICGIFLYYLSRGVAKRKADDPEGNRWAKSIKGTKGIKVSMFEKSVSKMRLSDLMKATSDFSNNNIIGAGRTGPMYKAVFSEGCFLMVKRLQDSQRLEKEFVSEMNTLGNVKHRNLVPLLGFCVAKKERFLVYKFIENGTLYDKLHPLEPEIRNMDWPLRLKIAIGTARGLAWLHHNCNPRIIHRNISSKCILLDGDFEPKLSDFGLARLMNPIDTHLSTFVNGEFGDLGYVAPEYLRTLVATPKGDVYSFGVVLLELITGEKPTHVANAPESFKGSLVEWIKQLSHGPLLHTAIDKPLPGNGYDHELNQFLKVACNCVVENAKERPTMFEVHQLLRAIGERYHFTTDDDIMLPSDTGDTAFPDELIVATEVTKEVE